The segment TGCTCTTGATATCGGCCTCAAGCTGGTCTACACTGTCGCGTAATTCGGCTGCGCGTTCAAACTGCAGATTTTCCGCTGCTTCGAGCATTTCTTTTTTCATTTGCTTCACAAGGTCCTGTTTCTGCTCCTTCGTGAGGTATTTCACGACCGGATCAGCAGCTATGGACGGCTTGTTCTGGTCACCATACCGGTACGACTGATGCCCGCCCTCTTCGCTGCGTTCTTGTGCAATGAGGGTACCTTGCATAATGTCGTCTTTCGACTTGGTCACCGTTTTTGGCGTAATGCCGTGTTCTTCGTTGTAGGCAAGCTGAATGGCGCGCCGGCGTTCCGTTTCATCCATCATCCGCTGCATCGACCCGGTAATCCGGTCGGCATACATAATGATACGTCCATTCGCATTACGGGCCGCACGGCCGGCGGTTTGAATCAGGGAGCGATCACTGCGCAGAAATCCTTCTTTGTCCGCATCGATAATTGCAACAAGCGACACTTCTGGTAAATCCAGCCCTTCACGCAATAAGTTAACCCCAATCAACACATCAAATACACCCAGCCGCAGATCACGCAAGATTTCCACACGCTCAAGCGCATCAATATCTGAATGCAGGTACCGCACCTGGATCCCAAACGATTCGAGGTAATCTGCCAAATCTTCTGCCATGCGCTTGGTAAGGGTTGTTACCAGGGTGCGCTCACGGCGATTGATACAGAGTCTGATTTCCTCCATAAGGTCATCCACCTGCCCCTTGGAAGGCCGGATGGTCACTTCCGGATCAGGAATGCCTGTTGGGCGGATAACCTGCTCGACAAATACACCGCTACTTTTCTCAAGCTCATAATCACCAGGGGTTGCGGTAACAAAGATAACCTGGTTATGCTTGGCCTCATATTCTTCAAAAGTCATGGGGCGGTTATCAAGCGCTGACGGCAGGCGGAAACCATGCTCAACCAGATTGAGCTTGCGCGCACGGTCTCCATTATACATCGCACGCACTTGCGGCACCGTAACATGGCTTTCGTCAATGACCAGGAGCATGTCGTCAGGGAAGTAATCGAACAGGCAATAAGGCCGCTCCCCCGGCTTTAACCCCGACAGGTGGCGCGAGTAGTTTTCCACGCCAGAACAGTACCCTACTTCCCGCAGCATCTCGATGTCAAACATTGTACGCTGCTCAAGGCGCGCTGCTTCGAGCACACTGCCATTTTCGCGGAGCACTGCTAAACGCCACCGCAGTTCTTCTTCGATGGATTTAATGGCTGTTGACAATTGATCTTCCGGGGTAACAAAGATTTTAGCCGGATAAATCGTGAGCAGCTTCATTTCTTCGATCGTTTGACCCGTGAGGGGCTCAAAGCTGCTAATTTTTTCGATTTCATCCCCCCAAAACTCAACCCGGTAAGCAATTTCGTCGAGGTAAGCCGGAAAGACTTCGACTACATCGCCACGCACCCTGAATACCCCCGGATCAAACGCTATATCATTTCTTGTATAGAAAATCCGTGTAAGTTTTTTCAGGAAGTCATTTCGGGCAATTTCTTCACCAATCTGAACCTGGGCAATCTGCGCTTTGTATTCTTTCGGCGACCCAAGGCCATAGATGCAGGAAACGCTGGCCACAACAAGCACATCCGGCCGGCCAGAAACCAGCGCACTTGTAGCACGCAACCGCAAGCGATCAATTTTCTCGTTGATCGACATGTCCTTCTCGATGTACGTATCCGAATGAACGATGTACGCTTCCGGCTGGTAATAATCGTAGTAGGAAATGAAGAACTCTACAGCATTATTCGGAAAAAATGACTTGAACTCAGCGTAGAGCTGTGCTGCCAACGTTTTGTTGTGACTCATCACCAATGTTGGCCGGTTGATGTTCTGAATCACATGGCTCGCAGTAAATGTTTTACCTGTCCCTGTTGCCCCCAGCAATGTCTGGTATGCATCTCCCCGTTTTAGCCCAGCCGTGAGCTCTTCAATAGCGCGGGGCTGATCTCCCATGGGCGTGAATGGCGAATCCAGTGTAAAACGTTTTTCCGAGTTTCCTTCAGCCATAGTAAACGGTTTGATGGGGCGATTTTTGAACCGACTATACATGTCTTATCCTGAAACACTACACGTAAAAAAGTGGCATAACCTGAAGGATAAAAGGACGTAGAGAAAAACACAGGGTTCCATGTCGAACGTATGAAAATGCACCAGTTAATTGCGTACATTGTAGCGACCAAAAACATCCGGTTGGGAACGTATGGAAGCTCGGGCAAAAATTGAAGCCCAATGGCAACAGCTTTATCAGGGATTGGCGAGAGGGAATGCCGGCGTAAATGAATGTCTCGGCTTTTTCGAAAAAATTGTAGTGTCCAACCCGCATGAGGTCATCGCGTGGAGCGAGCCTGTTCTCAAAAAATCAGAAGAAATCGGATATGAACTTGGGGTAGCGTCGAGTCTTGCGCTGAAAGGGTATGCCCTTACCATGTTCTCAAAATACGACAAAGCTCTTCCCCTCCTGAACAAAGCACTCAAGCTGATCGAGCCCCTGAACAATCCACACGTGGCCTGTAAAATCGTGGGCTCCATTGCGAATGTACACACAAGTTTGGGTGACCTTGACAAAGCCCTCTCCTATGGCAATCGGACCCTCGAGTTGCTTAAACTTTCTGGCGACAAAGAACAAGAAGGCTGGGTGTTAAATGGCTTTGGGATGGCTTTTGAAGAAGTTGGCCAACTGGACCAGGCATTTCAGTATTACCAGCAAAGCCTGCAGGTTTTCAAAGAGATCGGACACGACACCGGGATCGGTCGCGCCCTCACGGGAATTGGCAGCACCTA is part of the Bacteroidota bacterium genome and harbors:
- the uvrB gene encoding excinuclease ABC subunit UvrB — its product is MAEGNSEKRFTLDSPFTPMGDQPRAIEELTAGLKRGDAYQTLLGATGTGKTFTASHVIQNINRPTLVMSHNKTLAAQLYAEFKSFFPNNAVEFFISYYDYYQPEAYIVHSDTYIEKDMSINEKIDRLRLRATSALVSGRPDVLVVASVSCIYGLGSPKEYKAQIAQVQIGEEIARNDFLKKLTRIFYTRNDIAFDPGVFRVRGDVVEVFPAYLDEIAYRVEFWGDEIEKISSFEPLTGQTIEEMKLLTIYPAKIFVTPEDQLSTAIKSIEEELRWRLAVLRENGSVLEAARLEQRTMFDIEMLREVGYCSGVENYSRHLSGLKPGERPYCLFDYFPDDMLLVIDESHVTVPQVRAMYNGDRARKLNLVEHGFRLPSALDNRPMTFEEYEAKHNQVIFVTATPGDYELEKSSGVFVEQVIRPTGIPDPEVTIRPSKGQVDDLMEEIRLCINRRERTLVTTLTKRMAEDLADYLESFGIQVRYLHSDIDALERVEILRDLRLGVFDVLIGVNLLREGLDLPEVSLVAIIDADKEGFLRSDRSLIQTAGRAARNANGRIIMYADRITGSMQRMMDETERRRAIQLAYNEEHGITPKTVTKSKDDIMQGTLIAQERSEEGGHQSYRYGDQNKPSIAADPVVKYLTKEQKQDLVKQMKKEMLEAAENLQFERAAELRDSVDQLEADIKSKG